From the Saccharobesus litoralis genome, one window contains:
- a CDS encoding IS4 family transposase translates to MNNPEFIARYKSSPKDFTRNRSLTFSHLVSFLLNFVKGSAAQELDNFFDIIEQINGTYSHVTASAFTQARKKLDPSVFVELNRVLVNQYSQHCRQRWHGFRLLAVDGSTVNLPATKELKAHYNPTDESRKRPLARLSQLYDISHRMTIDACIEGHHTDERTMALSHLPHTQQGDLVIYDRGYPAFYMFAYHRHIGVDFCMRTLSNYNTQVQNFIQSDEKEEMVELHPNRFAIQRCKELGVSIAPLKVRLVRVPLSSGETEVLMTSVDEDRLPYEEFQPLYHKRWGVEEDYKIMKSRLQIEQFSGKSQVAIEQDFYAKVLSKNITSLFVNEAQSTIDETLAHRKRRYQINFTAALSVMKQNIIVLLQLKDITLKINKLISKMLRHTNAIRPGRSFVRNVKLGAKHHMNYKRPN, encoded by the coding sequence ATAAACAACCCTGAGTTTATTGCTCGTTATAAGTCTTCTCCTAAAGATTTTACTCGTAATCGTTCGTTAACCTTCAGTCACCTTGTCTCTTTTCTGCTGAATTTTGTAAAAGGCTCTGCTGCACAAGAGCTCGATAACTTTTTTGATATCATTGAGCAAATCAATGGTACTTATTCTCACGTAACCGCTTCGGCTTTCACGCAAGCAAGAAAAAAGCTCGACCCCTCGGTGTTCGTTGAATTAAACCGCGTGTTAGTTAACCAATATAGTCAACATTGCCGTCAACGGTGGCATGGGTTTCGCTTACTCGCTGTTGATGGTTCAACTGTCAATCTCCCTGCAACAAAGGAACTGAAAGCCCATTACAATCCAACAGATGAAAGTCGAAAGAGACCCTTAGCCCGCCTGTCTCAGCTCTACGATATCAGTCATCGAATGACGATTGACGCGTGTATTGAGGGACATCACACAGATGAACGCACGATGGCGCTGTCACATTTACCGCATACTCAGCAAGGTGATTTGGTTATCTATGATAGAGGTTACCCAGCGTTCTATATGTTTGCTTATCATCGTCATATCGGTGTCGATTTCTGCATGCGGACGCTTTCCAACTATAACACTCAAGTTCAAAACTTCATTCAATCTGATGAGAAAGAAGAAATGGTTGAATTGCACCCGAATCGGTTTGCCATCCAGCGTTGTAAGGAGCTGGGGGTATCAATAGCACCGCTCAAGGTGAGATTAGTCAGAGTGCCACTATCAAGTGGTGAAACGGAGGTGTTAATGACGTCAGTCGATGAAGACAGATTGCCTTATGAAGAATTTCAACCCTTATATCACAAGCGTTGGGGTGTTGAAGAAGATTACAAAATCATGAAAAGTCGACTTCAAATCGAGCAATTCTCTGGGAAGTCACAGGTCGCTATCGAGCAAGATTTCTATGCAAAAGTCTTAAGTAAAAATATCACCAGCCTTTTCGTCAACGAAGCGCAGAGTACGATTGATGAAACGTTAGCGCATCGCAAGCGGCGCTATCAAATCAACTTCACAGCGGCCCTTAGTGTAATGAAGCAAAACATAATTGTGCTACTTCAACTAAAAGACATCACGTTGAAGATAAACAAACTAATATCTAAAATGCTCCGGCATACCAACGCTATCAGACCAGGCCGCTCTTTTGTTAGAAACGTTAAATTGGGAGCCAAGCATCATATGAATTATAAGCGGCCTAACTAG
- a CDS encoding DUF481 domain-containing protein, whose protein sequence is MYLSKLLCCMSFIALVLNQTVAAKNAVAPKDTETKTDNTEYTSEKLQAYAACIKLYADSQEQESQEQTNSQKTILEECAKLADLPLASASKTTTKASTKASVVKAPSKAPKKTQTKPKPKNSAFQNKFTDLPWRASAELGVTDTSGNNTGSLIKFKTDFEWDGNLFRTSLDFDLLYKKDEKERDKRDDQGAIVVDLNGNNVKESYKQTTAHRYNIAVQSNYKGYTDKNQAVFGRMAYSENRFSSFDYQASISIGYNTRLLRSDDSFLDISVGPGIAFEAAIENKGKPEQQIISDDYFQLFSAAKYERKLSETAYFKQHLTIEGNAEDNTKTISETAITSKINGSLALKASIKFVHNSDVAEGFEKTDRTTGATLVYTF, encoded by the coding sequence GTGTATTTATCTAAACTTTTATGTTGTATGTCGTTTATTGCTTTAGTGCTAAATCAGACTGTAGCTGCAAAAAACGCGGTAGCACCTAAAGATACAGAAACCAAAACAGATAACACTGAATACACCAGCGAAAAATTACAAGCTTATGCGGCTTGTATAAAGCTATATGCGGACTCTCAAGAGCAAGAAAGCCAAGAGCAAACGAATTCTCAAAAAACCATTCTGGAAGAGTGTGCTAAATTAGCTGACTTACCGCTAGCATCAGCCTCTAAAACAACAACTAAAGCCAGTACCAAAGCTAGCGTGGTTAAGGCACCTTCTAAAGCACCTAAGAAAACTCAAACAAAACCAAAACCGAAAAACAGTGCTTTTCAAAATAAATTTACGGATTTACCTTGGCGAGCGTCTGCCGAGTTAGGGGTTACTGATACCTCAGGTAATAACACAGGCTCCTTAATTAAGTTTAAAACTGACTTTGAATGGGATGGTAATCTATTTCGAACATCATTAGATTTTGACTTGCTGTATAAAAAAGATGAAAAAGAACGCGACAAGCGTGATGATCAAGGTGCTATTGTTGTTGATTTAAATGGTAACAACGTTAAAGAGTCTTATAAACAAACAACAGCCCATCGCTATAATATTGCAGTACAAAGTAACTACAAAGGTTACACAGATAAAAACCAAGCTGTTTTTGGCCGTATGGCGTATTCAGAAAACCGCTTCTCTAGTTTTGATTATCAAGCTTCTATCTCGATAGGTTACAACACCCGTTTATTGCGTTCAGACGATTCGTTTTTGGATATATCTGTTGGTCCGGGTATCGCATTTGAAGCCGCGATCGAAAATAAAGGTAAACCTGAACAACAAATTATATCTGACGATTATTTTCAATTATTCTCGGCGGCTAAATATGAACGTAAACTGAGTGAAACAGCTTATTTTAAGCAACACTTAACCATAGAGGGTAATGCCGAAGATAATACTAAAACCATTTCTGAAACCGCGATTACATCGAAAATTAACGGCTCTTTGGCCCTTAAAGCATCGATTAAGTTTGTGCACAACTCAGATGTCGCGGAAGGATTTGAAAAAACCGACAGAACCACAGGCGCAACCTTGGTTTATACCTTTTAA
- a CDS encoding phosphoglycerate kinase: protein MSVIKMTDLDLNGKKVLIRQDLNVPLDGSEITSAVRIEASLPTIKLALEQGAAVMVMSHLGRPTEGEFDAAASLQPVVDYIAKAIDAPVKLVSDYLDGYEAKAGEVAIFENVRFNVGEKKNDEALSKKLAALCDVFVNDAFGTAHRAQASTHGVAKFAPVACAGPLLAGELAALAKALDNPERPLVAIVGGSKVSTKLTVLDALSKIADTLVVGGGISNTFVASAGNNVGNSLYEEDLIPEAQRLCKETEVVFAQDVTTTKEGFSDWNHNSKTEVKLPNEIQDDEEIIDYGPKSAARAAEIIKGAKTILWNGPCGVFEFDAFAKGTEVVARAIAESEGFSIAGGGDTLAAIDKFDLADDVSYISTGGGAFLEFVEGKVLPAVEILEQRAKEA from the coding sequence ATGTCAGTAATCAAAATGACTGATTTAGACCTAAACGGTAAAAAAGTACTTATCCGTCAAGATCTTAATGTTCCATTAGATGGTAGCGAGATCACCAGTGCGGTACGTATTGAAGCGTCATTACCGACCATCAAGTTGGCTTTAGAGCAGGGCGCAGCTGTTATGGTTATGTCGCACCTAGGTCGTCCAACCGAAGGTGAATTTGATGCTGCAGCATCATTACAACCTGTAGTTGATTACATTGCCAAAGCAATTGATGCCCCAGTTAAACTTGTTTCTGATTACCTTGATGGTTACGAAGCAAAAGCGGGTGAAGTGGCTATTTTCGAAAACGTACGTTTCAACGTAGGTGAGAAGAAAAATGATGAAGCCTTATCTAAAAAATTAGCAGCGCTTTGTGACGTTTTTGTCAACGATGCCTTCGGTACAGCGCACCGTGCTCAAGCTTCAACTCATGGTGTAGCTAAATTTGCACCTGTTGCTTGTGCGGGTCCTTTGTTAGCGGGTGAATTAGCAGCATTAGCTAAAGCGCTTGATAACCCTGAGCGTCCATTAGTTGCTATCGTTGGTGGTTCAAAAGTATCAACTAAACTAACTGTATTAGATGCGTTATCGAAAATTGCTGATACCTTAGTTGTTGGTGGTGGTATTTCAAATACATTTGTTGCTTCTGCTGGTAACAATGTGGGTAACTCATTATATGAAGAAGACCTAATCCCAGAAGCGCAGCGTTTATGCAAAGAAACTGAAGTGGTTTTTGCACAAGACGTAACGACGACTAAAGAAGGGTTTAGTGACTGGAATCATAACTCTAAAACAGAAGTTAAATTACCAAACGAAATTCAAGACGATGAAGAAATCATCGACTACGGCCCTAAATCAGCTGCTCGCGCGGCTGAAATCATCAAGGGTGCAAAAACTATTCTTTGGAATGGTCCATGTGGTGTATTTGAATTTGATGCGTTTGCTAAAGGTACAGAAGTGGTTGCTCGTGCGATTGCTGAGAGCGAAGGTTTCTCTATTGCTGGTGGTGGTGACACACTAGCGGCTATCGACAAATTTGATTTAGCAGACGATGTTTCTTATATCTCTACCGGTGGTGGCGCATTCTTAGAATTCGTTGAAGGTAAAGTATTACCAGCCGTTGAAATTTTAGAACAGCGCGCTAAAGAAGCTTAA
- the epd gene encoding erythrose-4-phosphate dehydrogenase has protein sequence MLRIAINGFGRIGRSIFRAIYENGLQEKIQVVAVNELASPEAIAHLLQFDSTHGRFSYPVEVEGERLKVDGRTVYLLSERRVDQLPWDNLGIDVVFECTGAYKTFEEGFLHIRAGATKVLFSHPADSHVDNTIIYGVNQDSLETSHRIVSNGSCTTNCIVPVIKALDDAFGVESGTITTIHSSMNDQQVIDAYHDDLRLTRAASQSIIPVDTRLAAGIERILPHLAERFEAIAVRVPTTNVTAMDLSVTLAQDVTINLVNKALKQAAQQQFSGVLGYTEQPLVSVDFTHDPRSSIVDGTQTRVSHKRLVKILAWCDNEWGFANRMLDTAQVMIKNK, from the coding sequence ATTTTACGCATAGCTATTAATGGTTTTGGCCGTATCGGGCGCAGTATCTTTCGAGCTATTTATGAAAATGGCTTACAAGAAAAGATCCAAGTTGTTGCGGTAAATGAACTTGCATCACCTGAAGCCATTGCCCATTTATTGCAATTTGATTCCACACATGGTCGTTTCAGCTATCCAGTCGAAGTGGAAGGTGAGCGTTTAAAAGTAGATGGTCGAACGGTTTACCTATTAAGCGAAAGGCGCGTAGATCAACTACCTTGGGATAATCTTGGCATTGATGTTGTGTTTGAATGTACAGGGGCGTATAAAACCTTCGAAGAGGGCTTTTTACATATTCGAGCGGGTGCAACCAAAGTATTGTTTTCTCATCCAGCGGATTCCCATGTTGATAACACTATTATTTACGGCGTTAATCAGGATTCATTAGAAACAAGCCATAGGATTGTTTCTAATGGTTCTTGTACCACTAATTGCATAGTACCTGTCATTAAAGCTTTGGATGATGCTTTTGGCGTTGAGTCCGGCACCATCACAACTATTCACTCGTCAATGAATGATCAGCAAGTGATTGATGCCTATCATGATGACTTACGGCTCACGCGGGCTGCAAGTCAGTCTATTATTCCTGTTGATACACGATTAGCTGCCGGTATTGAGCGTATATTGCCCCATTTAGCTGAACGCTTTGAGGCTATAGCCGTGCGTGTACCCACCACCAATGTTACGGCTATGGATTTAAGTGTAACCTTAGCTCAAGATGTGACAATTAACTTAGTGAATAAAGCACTCAAACAGGCAGCTCAGCAGCAATTTAGTGGTGTACTGGGCTACACCGAACAACCTTTGGTTTCCGTGGATTTTACTCATGATCCACGTTCTTCGATTGTCGATGGCACACAAACTCGTGTTAGTCATAAACGATTAGTCAAAATATTAGCTTGGTGTGATAACGAGTGGGGGTTTGCTAACCGTATGCTCGATACTGCTCAAGTCATGATTAAAAATAAATAG
- the tkt gene encoding transketolase, producing MASRQERANAIRALSMDGVQKAKSGHPGAPMGMADIAEVLWGDFLQHNPANPDFVNRDRFVLSNGHGSMLIYSLLHLSGYDLPIEELKQFRQLHSQTPGHPEYGYTKGVETTTGPLGAGISNAVGMAIAEKTLAAQFNRDGHDIVDHFTYCFLGDGCLMEGISHEACSLAGTLGLGKLVAFWDDNGISIDGHVEGWFTENVPARFESYGWHVIADVDGHNPEAIAAAIEEAKGVTDKPTMICTKTIIGFGSPNKSGSHDCHGAPLGDEEIAAAREFLNWPHAPFEIPADVYAEWDGKPKGAELEAAWNSKFDAYAAAYPELAAEFKRRVIEKALPENFSEQADAFIAATQEKAENIASRKASQNTIEAFGALLPEMLGGSADLAGSNLTLWSGSKGIQDDAAGNYIFYGVREFGMSGIMNGISLHGGFINYGATFMMFMEYARNAVRMSALMGIQNIFVYTHDSIGQGEDGPTHQPVEQLANLRMTPNMSTWRPADGTEAATAWKHAVERRNGPTSLIFSRQGLPAQPRSAEQVQNIKKGAYILVDCGETPEVILIATGSEVALAVESAKALAADGVKVNVVSMPSTDVFDAQDAEYKESVLPSSVTKRVAIEAAHVDYWAKYVGFAGDVVGMSTFGESAPGGELFKHFGFTVDNVVAKVKAL from the coding sequence ATGGCGTCACGTCAAGAACGCGCAAATGCAATTCGTGCTTTAAGCATGGATGGTGTGCAAAAAGCTAAATCAGGCCATCCAGGTGCCCCAATGGGTATGGCAGATATCGCCGAAGTATTATGGGGCGATTTTTTACAACACAACCCAGCAAATCCAGACTTTGTTAACCGCGACCGTTTTGTGTTATCAAACGGCCATGGTTCAATGCTTATTTACTCACTACTTCACTTATCGGGTTACGACTTACCGATTGAAGAATTAAAGCAATTCCGTCAATTACATTCACAAACGCCAGGTCACCCAGAGTACGGTTACACCAAAGGTGTTGAGACAACCACAGGTCCATTAGGCGCCGGTATCTCAAACGCTGTCGGTATGGCGATTGCAGAAAAAACCTTAGCGGCGCAATTTAACCGTGACGGCCACGACATTGTTGACCATTTCACTTACTGTTTCTTAGGCGACGGTTGTTTAATGGAAGGTATTTCTCACGAAGCTTGTTCATTAGCCGGTACGTTAGGCCTAGGCAAGTTAGTGGCGTTTTGGGATGACAACGGTATCTCAATCGACGGTCACGTAGAAGGTTGGTTCACTGAGAACGTACCAGCACGTTTTGAATCTTACGGCTGGCACGTGATTGCTGATGTAGATGGTCACAACCCAGAAGCGATTGCCGCAGCTATTGAAGAAGCTAAAGGCGTAACAGACAAGCCAACCATGATTTGTACTAAAACCATTATCGGTTTTGGTTCACCTAACAAATCAGGTAGCCACGATTGTCACGGCGCACCACTAGGTGATGAAGAAATCGCCGCTGCACGTGAATTCTTAAACTGGCCACATGCGCCGTTTGAAATCCCAGCAGACGTGTATGCCGAGTGGGATGGCAAGCCAAAAGGGGCAGAATTAGAAGCAGCGTGGAATTCCAAGTTTGACGCTTACGCAGCAGCGTACCCAGAATTAGCGGCTGAATTTAAACGTCGTGTTATCGAAAAAGCTTTACCAGAAAACTTCTCAGAGCAAGCAGATGCCTTCATTGCGGCGACGCAAGAAAAAGCGGAAAACATTGCTTCACGTAAAGCCTCGCAAAACACCATTGAAGCTTTCGGCGCGTTATTACCTGAAATGCTAGGTGGCTCAGCTGACTTAGCGGGTTCAAACCTAACTTTATGGTCTGGCTCAAAAGGTATTCAAGACGACGCTGCCGGTAACTACATCTTCTACGGTGTACGTGAATTTGGTATGAGCGGTATCATGAATGGTATCTCGTTACACGGTGGTTTCATCAACTACGGTGCCACTTTCATGATGTTCATGGAATACGCCCGTAACGCAGTGCGTATGTCAGCGTTAATGGGTATTCAAAACATCTTTGTTTACACCCATGATTCAATTGGTCAAGGTGAAGACGGTCCAACTCACCAACCGGTAGAGCAATTGGCTAACTTACGTATGACACCAAACATGTCGACATGGCGTCCGGCGGACGGTACTGAAGCAGCGACGGCTTGGAAACACGCAGTCGAGCGTCGTAACGGTCCAACGTCGTTAATCTTCTCGCGTCAAGGTTTACCTGCGCAACCACGCAGTGCCGAGCAAGTACAAAACATCAAAAAAGGTGCATACATCTTAGTTGATTGTGGTGAGACACCAGAAGTGATTTTAATCGCGACAGGCTCAGAAGTGGCACTTGCAGTTGAATCAGCGAAAGCGTTAGCAGCAGATGGCGTAAAAGTTAATGTTGTATCTATGCCTTCGACTGATGTGTTTGATGCACAAGACGCTGAATACAAAGAGTCAGTACTACCAAGTTCTGTGACTAAGCGCGTGGCGATTGAAGCGGCACACGTTGATTACTGGGCGAAGTATGTTGGTTTTGCCGGCGATGTGGTTGGTATGTCGACATTTGGTGAATCAGCACCAGGTGGCGAGTTATTTAAACACTTTGGTTTCACGGTTGACAATGTTGTAGCCAAAGTTAAGGCTCTTTAG
- a CDS encoding bifunctional protein-serine/threonine kinase/phosphatase produces the protein MTKELKISVGGYSSAGVKVVNQDAFAVKTAQGATLKHKGAVAAIADGVSSSERSQEASQIAVTQFISDYYATPDTWSVTQSAVRVITALNSWLYNQNRNLHQDALVATFSSIIFKSCSAYLFHVGDSRVYRNEGKRWRALTRDHVHPTREQDILTRAMGIDSHLEVDYQKVELHEGDLFFLTTDGFHNFVSYKEVNKALEEHENLEECATALCNLALTNGSDDNLSCVIVRVDEIPEEDINEAHKQVTSLAIPPVLSVGQVLEGYKVCRVLFSGTRSHVYLVEDKDGKQFVLKTPSDYYNDDATYLDGFLREEWIGKRLNHSHIMRVFPRGENSRFMYHLCEFLDGQNLRQWMIDNPQPSVDQVRKIIVEVCKGLRHFQRNGMLHRDIKPENVIIDRFGQIKIIDFGTVRVEGLEEIKSPIAEDIPVGSVDYIAPELLVERKKHHTGDFRSDMFSLAVMMYEMLCGKLPYKLENLRNNIPDSYTPWSYKELSVYRDDIPKWLDLAIEKACSPQPSQRQQAFSEFIADIQKPNISLVSKHEHMPLMQRDPLAFWKTTSFVLVLCNIVLAVLAFGLD, from the coding sequence GTGACAAAAGAATTAAAAATATCAGTCGGCGGTTATTCGAGTGCTGGCGTTAAAGTGGTTAACCAAGATGCATTTGCGGTTAAGACAGCCCAAGGCGCAACGCTCAAACATAAAGGGGCGGTAGCGGCGATTGCTGATGGTGTTAGCAGTAGTGAGCGCTCGCAAGAGGCATCGCAAATTGCCGTAACCCAATTTATTAGTGATTATTACGCAACACCTGATACATGGAGTGTTACGCAGTCTGCGGTACGGGTGATCACGGCGCTTAATTCGTGGTTATATAATCAAAATCGTAATTTACATCAAGATGCGTTAGTCGCCACGTTTAGCTCGATTATTTTTAAATCTTGCTCAGCTTATTTATTTCATGTAGGGGATAGTCGCGTTTATCGTAACGAAGGTAAACGCTGGCGCGCGTTAACACGGGATCACGTACATCCAACGCGCGAGCAAGACATTTTAACCCGAGCCATGGGTATAGATAGCCACTTAGAGGTTGATTATCAAAAAGTAGAGTTGCACGAAGGCGATTTGTTCTTTTTAACCACAGATGGTTTTCACAATTTTGTTAGCTATAAAGAAGTTAACAAAGCGCTGGAAGAACATGAAAACCTTGAAGAATGTGCCACGGCCTTGTGTAACCTAGCACTGACTAATGGTAGTGATGACAACTTGTCTTGTGTCATTGTGCGCGTTGATGAGATCCCAGAGGAAGATATTAACGAGGCACATAAACAAGTGACATCGTTAGCTATTCCTCCTGTGTTGAGTGTGGGGCAGGTGCTGGAAGGCTATAAGGTTTGTCGGGTACTGTTCTCTGGTACACGCAGCCATGTTTATTTAGTGGAAGATAAAGACGGCAAACAGTTTGTTCTCAAGACACCAAGTGATTATTACAATGATGATGCTACTTATCTCGATGGGTTTTTACGCGAAGAGTGGATAGGTAAACGTTTAAATCATTCACACATTATGCGAGTCTTTCCGCGCGGTGAAAATAGCCGCTTTATGTATCATTTGTGTGAGTTTCTGGATGGGCAAAACTTACGCCAATGGATGATAGATAATCCACAACCTTCAGTTGATCAAGTACGCAAAATTATTGTTGAAGTCTGTAAGGGCTTACGCCATTTTCAACGTAATGGCATGTTACACCGTGATATTAAACCGGAAAATGTGATTATTGATCGCTTTGGGCAAATTAAGATCATTGACTTTGGTACGGTAAGAGTCGAAGGCTTAGAAGAAATTAAATCGCCGATTGCTGAGGATATCCCCGTTGGCTCAGTAGATTATATTGCGCCTGAATTACTAGTCGAACGTAAAAAGCATCACACGGGTGACTTTCGCTCAGATATGTTTTCACTAGCGGTTATGATGTATGAAATGCTATGTGGAAAATTACCGTATAAATTAGAAAACTTGCGTAATAATATTCCCGACAGTTACACGCCATGGTCGTATAAAGAGCTATCGGTTTATCGAGATGATATTCCTAAATGGTTGGATTTGGCGATTGAAAAAGCCTGTAGCCCACAACCTAGTCAACGCCAACAAGCTTTCTCAGAATTCATTGCTGATATTCAAAAACCAAACATAAGTTTAGTCAGTAAGCATGAGCATATGCCATTGATGCAGCGCGACCCGTTAGCGTTTTGGAAAACCACCAGCTTTGTTTTAGTTTTATGTAATATTGTACTTGCTGTGTTGGCTTTTGGACTTGATTAA
- a CDS encoding NarK family nitrate/nitrite MFS transporter, producing MTTDKFNLFSFSGKYKILHMSWIAFFITFFVWFNHAPLLKVIGETFGLTMAQTKTLLILNVALTIPARIIIGMLTDKFGPRKVYSALLIICSIPCFMFAFADSFEMLALSRLLLGFIGAGFVIGIRMVSEWFPHNQLGTAEGVYGGWGNFGSAAGAMTLPTIALLFGGEDGWRYAVAITGALSLIFGFIYYANVSDTPKGSTYFRPKNIGGMEVTSKGDFALLIIMKLPMYIVLGVLAHKLSPNGVSLISEGAMQLAWASLVALFVVDCWKAYQVNADMFKNPVPEMHQYKFKQVAVLNILYFATFGSELAVVSMLPLFFADTFGLSMTTAALLASAYAFMNLMSRPGGGLISDKFGRKKTLLILTAGLAVGYFLMSLINSEWPIWVAVVCAMACSFFVQAGEGAVFAVVPLIKRRLTGQIAGMTGAYGNVGAVTYLTIFAMVDASTFFLVIAGTAVLGFVSLLLMEEPSGHMTEVREDGTVELIEVSK from the coding sequence ATGACTACAGATAAGTTCAACCTATTTTCCTTTAGTGGAAAATACAAAATACTCCACATGTCGTGGATTGCGTTCTTTATTACCTTTTTTGTATGGTTTAACCATGCACCATTGTTGAAAGTTATTGGTGAAACCTTTGGTTTAACCATGGCTCAAACAAAAACACTACTTATCTTAAACGTAGCGTTAACCATTCCAGCGCGTATTATCATAGGTATGCTTACCGATAAATTCGGTCCTCGTAAAGTATACTCAGCGCTTCTAATTATTTGTTCAATTCCTTGTTTTATGTTCGCGTTTGCTGACTCATTTGAAATGTTAGCACTATCGCGTTTATTACTTGGTTTTATCGGTGCGGGTTTCGTTATCGGTATTCGTATGGTGAGTGAGTGGTTCCCTCACAACCAACTAGGTACAGCTGAAGGTGTCTACGGCGGTTGGGGTAACTTCGGTTCAGCTGCTGGTGCTATGACTCTACCTACCATTGCATTATTATTCGGTGGTGAAGATGGCTGGCGTTATGCTGTGGCTATCACAGGTGCATTAAGCTTAATTTTTGGTTTCATTTACTACGCTAACGTATCTGATACGCCAAAAGGTTCTACTTACTTCCGTCCTAAAAACATCGGTGGTATGGAAGTTACGTCTAAAGGTGACTTCGCTTTATTAATTATCATGAAGCTTCCTATGTACATCGTACTAGGTGTATTAGCGCATAAACTTTCTCCAAACGGTGTATCTCTTATCTCTGAAGGTGCAATGCAGCTAGCTTGGGCTTCATTAGTTGCTTTATTTGTTGTTGATTGCTGGAAGGCTTATCAAGTTAATGCTGACATGTTCAAGAACCCTGTTCCTGAAATGCACCAGTACAAGTTTAAGCAAGTTGCTGTATTAAACATCCTTTATTTCGCGACTTTCGGTTCTGAATTAGCGGTTGTTTCAATGCTTCCATTATTCTTTGCTGATACATTCGGTTTATCAATGACTACAGCTGCATTGTTAGCATCTGCTTATGCATTCATGAACTTAATGTCTCGTCCAGGTGGTGGTTTAATTTCTGATAAGTTTGGTCGTAAAAAGACTCTTCTTATCTTAACTGCTGGTCTTGCTGTTGGTTACTTCTTAATGAGCTTAATCAACTCTGAATGGCCAATCTGGGTTGCGGTTGTTTGTGCTATGGCTTGTTCATTCTTCGTACAAGCGGGTGAAGGTGCGGTATTCGCCGTAGTACCTTTAATCAAGCGTCGTTTAACGGGTCAAATCGCTGGTATGACAGGTGCTTACGGTAACGTTGGTGCGGTAACTTACTTAACTATCTTCGCTATGGTTGATGCGTCTACATTCTTCTTAGTAATCGCAGGTACTGCGGTACTAGGTTTCGTATCACTTCTTCTTATGGAAGAGCCTTCTGGTCATATGACAGAAGTTCGTGAAGACGGTACAGTAGAATTAATTGAAGTTTCTAAATAA